From the genome of Winogradskyella forsetii, one region includes:
- a CDS encoding 6-pyruvoyl trahydropterin synthase family protein, translated as MSKIRITKQFSFETGHALYGYDGKCKNVHGHSYRLNVTVIGKPISDSNNVKYGMVIDFGDLKKIVKEEIVDVFDHATVFNKNTPHVELAKELEARDHNVLLVDYQPTSEMMVIDFAEKIQKRLPNNIKLFSLKLQETASSFAEWYASDND; from the coding sequence ATGAGTAAAATTCGAATTACAAAACAATTTTCTTTTGAAACCGGACACGCGCTTTACGGCTATGATGGCAAGTGCAAAAATGTTCATGGCCATAGTTACCGCTTAAATGTTACGGTAATTGGCAAGCCTATTTCTGATTCGAACAATGTGAAATACGGCATGGTCATTGATTTTGGCGATTTAAAAAAAATCGTGAAAGAAGAAATTGTAGACGTATTTGACCACGCCACTGTTTTCAATAAAAACACACCACACGTTGAGTTGGCTAAAGAGCTAGAAGCTCGAGATCACAACGTTTTGTTAGTAGATTATCAACCCACTAGTGAAATGATGGTTATTGATTTTGCTGAAAAAATACAAAAAAGATTACCTAATAACATAAAATTATTTTCATTAAAACTTCAAGAAACGGCATCTTCTTTTGCAGAATGGTACGCTAGTGATAATGACTAA
- a CDS encoding OsmC family protein → MADKITTHWKGNMVFESDNPRWPSIMMDASEGSGGTNSGMAPKAMMLSSLAGCSGLDVISTLNKMKVEIDDFKMDVSGELTEEHPKYYHSVVVDYHFYGSDINKKKCERAVNLSVEKYCGVMEMFRRFAKVETHIHFHISTKI, encoded by the coding sequence ATGGCAGATAAAATAACAACACATTGGAAAGGAAATATGGTTTTTGAATCCGATAATCCGAGATGGCCATCGATTATGATGGATGCTTCCGAAGGATCTGGAGGTACAAATTCAGGAATGGCACCAAAAGCAATGATGCTTTCGTCATTGGCTGGTTGTTCAGGATTGGATGTGATTTCTACGCTCAATAAAATGAAAGTCGAAATTGACGATTTTAAAATGGATGTTTCCGGCGAATTAACCGAGGAACACCCTAAATATTACCACTCTGTCGTTGTGGATTATCATTTTTATGGTTCGGATATAAACAAGAAAAAATGTGAGCGCGCTGTCAACTTATCGGTTGAAAAATATTGTGGCGTCATGGAAATGTTTAGACGATTCGCTAAGGTTGAAACTCATATTCATTTTCATATAAGTACTAAAATATAA
- a CDS encoding RNA polymerase sigma factor — translation MTKLEFKNTVFVLSEKLFPMVSRILGSHEKTEDAIQEIMIKLWQKRGKLRDHPNINGFVFLTARNYCLDVLRKKKIEPYDGVSHLKIIKSKDENQIEWQELNQIITEILKTLPLQQKEVFLMRNIDGYEFTEIAAALNIKQTHARVLISRARKEIGSVLLKTYDYEKGAY, via the coding sequence ATGACCAAGTTAGAATTTAAAAATACTGTTTTTGTTTTATCAGAAAAGCTATTTCCTATGGTTTCAAGAATTTTAGGTTCTCATGAAAAGACGGAAGATGCCATACAAGAGATAATGATTAAATTATGGCAAAAAAGAGGGAAGCTTAGAGATCATCCGAATATCAATGGCTTTGTTTTTTTGACTGCTCGTAATTATTGTTTGGATGTTCTTAGGAAAAAGAAAATTGAACCGTATGATGGGGTAAGTCATCTAAAAATTATAAAGTCTAAAGACGAAAACCAAATAGAATGGCAAGAGCTTAACCAAATTATAACTGAAATTTTAAAAACTTTACCATTACAACAGAAAGAAGTCTTTTTAATGAGAAATATAGATGGTTATGAATTTACAGAAATTGCCGCAGCATTAAACATTAAACAAACACATGCACGGGTTTTAATTTCTAGAGCAAGAAAAGAAATTGGTAGCGTACTTCTAAAAACATATGATTATGAAAAAGGAGCATATTAA
- a CDS encoding OmpA family protein, producing MKRLILFLVSLSCLISTSQNLVLNPSFEEFNDCPLDVSLFDQNVTNWTIPNSGTTDYFNMCSEKMAFKNFNGYQNARSGHGYAGIYMHFKNDYREYIQGTLKSTLKKGEKYQVTFYISLAENSRYALKEFGILMTSEKFNATKSNVNINAKLFAKRIPNLKFRPTFNKTFYNSFKDWMEVTFTYTADGFENYFIIGNFNTNSDTKKKQTKTSKYEPFSYYYIDDVSIVPLKNLKETIATNAVYTVKNVLFEFDKAELLEVSIIELDKLYEYLNEEMILNIEIYGHTDTIGLEMRNRELSEERAKAVADYLIAKGVDSKRIKSFGFGSTEPISTNETEEGRQLNRRVAFKLIQN from the coding sequence ATGAAACGGCTCATCCTATTTCTCGTTAGTCTTAGTTGTCTTATTTCAACAAGTCAAAATTTGGTATTAAACCCAAGTTTTGAAGAATTCAATGACTGTCCATTAGATGTGAGTTTGTTTGATCAAAATGTTACAAACTGGACCATACCCAATAGCGGAACAACCGATTACTTTAATATGTGCAGTGAAAAAATGGCGTTTAAGAACTTTAATGGGTATCAAAACGCTAGGTCGGGACATGGATATGCCGGAATTTATATGCATTTCAAGAATGATTATAGGGAATATATTCAAGGCACCTTAAAATCGACCTTAAAAAAAGGGGAAAAGTACCAGGTTACATTTTATATCAGTTTAGCAGAAAATTCGAGATACGCCCTTAAAGAATTTGGGATATTGATGACGTCTGAAAAGTTTAATGCCACCAAAAGCAACGTTAATATTAATGCTAAATTATTTGCAAAGCGAATTCCCAATTTAAAATTTCGTCCAACATTTAATAAAACGTTCTATAATAGTTTCAAAGATTGGATGGAAGTTACATTCACTTATACGGCAGATGGATTTGAAAACTATTTTATAATAGGAAATTTCAACACCAATTCAGATACTAAAAAAAAGCAAACCAAAACATCCAAATATGAGCCCTTTTCATACTATTACATCGATGATGTTTCAATTGTACCACTTAAAAATTTAAAAGAAACCATTGCGACCAATGCCGTTTATACCGTTAAAAATGTTTTATTCGAATTTGACAAAGCTGAACTATTAGAGGTTTCTATTATAGAACTCGATAAGCTTTACGAGTATCTAAATGAAGAAATGATTTTAAATATTGAAATTTATGGTCATACGGATACCATTGGTCTAGAAATGAGAAACCGAGAATTATCAGAAGAAAGAGCAAAAGCTGTGGCGGATTATTTAATTGCAAAAGGGGTTGATTCCAAAAGAATTAAATCTTTCGGTTTTGGGAGTACAGAACCCATTTCTACCAATGAAACCGAAGAAGGACGGCAATTAAATAGACGTGTTGCATTTAAGTTGATACAAAACTGA
- a CDS encoding UDP-2,3-diacylglucosamine diphosphatase gives MHLPEGKKIYFASDNHLGAPTNDASKPREKKFVAWLDDIKHDAAAIFLIGDLFDFWFEYKTVVPKGFTRTLGKLAEISDSGIPIHYFVGNHDLWMNGYFEEELGIPVYYKPKEFTIHNKTFFIGHGDGLGPKDKGYKRMKKVFTNPLFKWLFKWVHPDIGVKIGQYMSVKNKMISGDDDAKFLGEENEWLAIYSKRKLEDKHRDFFVFGHRHLPLEIQLNEKSKYINLGDWIQYYTYGVFDGEHFELKTWE, from the coding sequence ATACATCTTCCCGAAGGAAAAAAAATCTATTTCGCATCAGATAATCATTTAGGCGCACCAACAAATGATGCTTCAAAACCTCGTGAAAAAAAGTTTGTGGCTTGGTTAGATGACATTAAGCATGATGCCGCAGCTATTTTTTTGATAGGCGACTTATTCGATTTTTGGTTTGAATACAAAACTGTGGTTCCAAAAGGATTTACAAGAACCTTAGGGAAACTGGCAGAAATTAGTGATTCAGGCATTCCTATTCATTATTTTGTGGGCAATCACGATTTATGGATGAACGGTTATTTTGAAGAAGAACTAGGAATTCCTGTTTATTATAAGCCAAAGGAATTTACAATACACAATAAAACGTTTTTTATTGGTCATGGTGATGGTCTAGGACCTAAAGACAAAGGCTATAAACGCATGAAAAAAGTGTTTACCAATCCTTTGTTTAAATGGTTGTTTAAATGGGTTCATCCAGATATTGGCGTTAAGATTGGTCAATATATGTCCGTAAAAAATAAAATGATTTCTGGCGATGACGATGCTAAATTTTTAGGCGAAGAAAACGAATGGTTAGCGATTTATAGCAAACGCAAACTTGAAGATAAACATCGCGATTTCTTTGTGTTTGGGCACAGACATTTGCCTTTGGAAATTCAATTGAACGAGAAATCAAAATACATTAATCTTGGCGATTGGATTCAATATTATACTTATGGCGTTTTTGATGGAGAGCACTTTGAGTTGAAGACTTGGGAGTAA
- a CDS encoding MFS transporter, with protein sequence MAKNDPYAALRHKEFNIFLIVRFALVFGWSMQFVVIEWQVYALTKDPLSLGIIGLMEIIPALGMALFAGHIVDQREKRNLLAICIAAFSLISFGLFWLTTPQITAAWSTNSILYSIYALVFFGGFLRSFFGPSIFSLVALIVPKKIYPNAATWNSSTWQMARVLGVGFAGFSISWIGVHWSLCIIFGLVLFALAVLFQIEKKPILNPKIGEPMVESLKEGVNFVFKTKAILGALTLDMVSVLFGGAVALLAVFAQDILKVGPRGFGILVAAPSVGAFLTMLVTAYIPISKNAGMKLLVAIFGFGVCIIVFGLSSTFWISVVALFFSGVTDGVSMVIRQTILQLKTPDHMRGRVSSVNSMFVGSSNELGAFESGLTAKLMGTATAVVFGGTMTLITVVTTAVVSPSFRKLDLRKDVEEHEKAS encoded by the coding sequence TTGGCAAAAAATGATCCATACGCAGCACTGAGACATAAGGAATTTAATATTTTCTTAATTGTACGTTTCGCCTTAGTTTTTGGTTGGTCGATGCAATTTGTAGTGATTGAATGGCAAGTGTATGCATTGACTAAAGACCCATTATCTCTTGGTATTATTGGATTAATGGAAATTATTCCAGCTTTGGGAATGGCACTTTTTGCTGGTCATATTGTAGATCAGCGTGAAAAACGAAACCTTTTGGCCATTTGTATTGCCGCATTTTCTTTAATCAGTTTTGGCTTATTTTGGTTAACAACACCTCAAATAACAGCAGCTTGGTCAACAAATTCGATTTTGTATTCTATTTATGCTTTGGTGTTTTTCGGTGGTTTTTTACGTTCCTTTTTCGGGCCTTCAATATTCTCCTTAGTCGCCTTGATTGTTCCCAAAAAAATCTATCCGAATGCAGCCACATGGAATAGCTCTACTTGGCAAATGGCTCGTGTATTAGGAGTTGGTTTTGCTGGTTTCTCAATTAGTTGGATTGGTGTACATTGGTCATTATGTATCATTTTTGGATTAGTTTTATTTGCGTTGGCCGTCTTGTTTCAGATTGAAAAGAAACCGATTTTAAATCCTAAAATTGGAGAGCCAATGGTAGAAAGTTTAAAGGAAGGTGTGAATTTTGTGTTTAAAACCAAAGCGATTTTAGGCGCATTAACCTTGGATATGGTTTCTGTATTATTTGGTGGAGCAGTGGCTTTACTAGCTGTTTTTGCTCAAGATATTTTAAAAGTAGGTCCAAGAGGCTTTGGTATTTTAGTAGCTGCACCATCTGTTGGTGCATTTTTGACTATGTTAGTGACGGCTTATATCCCTATCAGTAAAAATGCAGGTATGAAATTACTCGTCGCTATTTTCGGATTTGGGGTCTGTATCATTGTTTTCGGATTGTCTTCAACCTTTTGGATTTCCGTAGTTGCCTTGTTTTTTAGTGGAGTTACTGATGGTGTCTCTATGGTCATTAGACAAACCATTCTTCAATTGAAAACTCCAGACCACATGCGCGGACGTGTATCTTCTGTAAATTCTATGTTTGTAGGTTCTTCTAACGAGTTAGGTGCTTTTGAAAGTGGCTTAACTGCAAAATTAATGGGAACTGCAACAGCAGTTGTTTTTGGTGGCACTATGACTTTGATAACGGTTGTGACTACAGCAGTAGTTTCGCCATCGTTTAGAAAGCTCGATTTGAGAAAGGATGTTGAGGAGCATGAAAAGGCTAGTTAA
- a CDS encoding toxin-antitoxin system YwqK family antitoxin, protein MKLLNRNTLILISILLVIGCKSSEKDKKDQSFTFIGRNDYTINSYNGLAYYRLNKTKKFMDGYYVVGSEMTKWEEFEFKEGLLNGDYIVFHPNGEMSSQSKYSNGKKHGDELLYFANGVLNSKSTFKNDVLVGSKYTYFENGKVQSESKIEDGKPIETQYFNILGNIVAQSFIKDGRTITQKIVEGKIYSEMVSSNYDTYETIKFYNEDGSTKIYLQRIEENETMYILELDDDGNEIKRVDVKANPQEAMKYAALFS, encoded by the coding sequence ATGAAGTTATTAAACAGAAATACCCTCATACTAATTAGTATTTTATTAGTTATTGGTTGTAAATCTTCAGAAAAGGATAAAAAAGATCAGAGCTTTACATTTATCGGAAGAAACGATTATACCATAAATAGTTACAATGGATTAGCATATTACAGACTCAATAAAACCAAAAAATTTATGGATGGTTATTATGTGGTTGGAAGCGAAATGACCAAATGGGAAGAATTTGAGTTTAAAGAAGGCTTATTGAACGGTGATTATATTGTTTTTCATCCCAATGGCGAAATGTCCTCACAGTCCAAATATTCAAATGGTAAAAAACATGGGGACGAACTTTTATATTTTGCAAATGGGGTTTTAAACAGTAAGAGCACATTCAAGAACGATGTTTTAGTGGGAAGCAAATACACGTATTTTGAAAATGGAAAAGTACAATCAGAATCTAAAATCGAGGATGGCAAACCGATAGAAACACAGTATTTTAATATTCTAGGAAATATTGTTGCCCAAAGTTTTATAAAGGACGGAAGAACCATAACCCAAAAAATAGTTGAGGGCAAGATTTACTCAGAAATGGTGTCATCTAACTACGACACTTACGAGACTATTAAGTTTTATAATGAAGATGGAAGCACTAAAATTTATTTGCAACGCATTGAAGAAAATGAGACCATGTATATTTTAGAATTAGATGATGATGGTAACGAAATAAAACGCGTTGATGTTAAGGCAAATCCTCAAGAGGCTATGAAATATGCAGCTTTGTTTAGTTAG
- the recJ gene encoding single-stranded-DNA-specific exonuclease RecJ: MRWTLKPKPQASKVEELKTTLQVDDIIATLLLQRGIDSYQAAKTFFRPSFEDLHDPFLMKDMAIAVARIEKAIENQENIMVYGDYDVDGTTSVALMSSYLKTRTQNVATYIPDRYDEGYGISYKGIDFADDNGFSLIIALDCGVKAIEKVAYAKEKGIDFIICDHHRPGETIPDAVAVLDPKRKDCDYPFKELCGCGVGFKLITALASNQGQTVEDLVEYLDLVATAIGADIVPIVDENRALAYLGLQVINTNPRPGMKAMIAEVKKDELTITDVVFIIAPRINAAGRMKHGNHAVTLLTETDFNLAAEYAVDIDQFNTDRRETDKRITQEALIQIEEKNEQEGFTTVVYDETWHKGVIGIVASRLIETYYRPTLVFTKSGDKLAASARSVSGFDVYNALEACSEHIEQFGGHKYAAGLTLLPENYEAFKAKFESVVKETIDPKSLTPELKIDLDIELSQINNKLLRIIRQFAPFGPGNMSPVFMSQNIKDTGWGKCVGEDDKHLRLTATQSFNDKIVCIGFGLGDKINIIKEKKMFSAAYSIDENHWNGSVSLQLKLKDIKA; the protein is encoded by the coding sequence ATGCGTTGGACACTTAAACCAAAACCACAAGCATCAAAAGTTGAAGAACTAAAAACGACACTTCAAGTCGATGACATCATTGCTACCTTATTATTGCAAAGAGGTATCGATAGTTATCAAGCGGCCAAAACATTCTTCAGACCTAGTTTTGAGGATCTTCATGATCCATTCTTAATGAAAGATATGGCCATTGCTGTTGCACGAATCGAAAAGGCCATCGAAAACCAAGAAAATATTATGGTTTATGGCGATTATGATGTTGATGGTACAACGTCTGTGGCTTTAATGTCTTCCTATTTAAAAACGAGAACCCAAAACGTTGCCACTTACATTCCAGATCGTTACGATGAAGGTTATGGCATTTCTTATAAAGGTATTGACTTTGCTGATGATAATGGATTTTCATTGATAATTGCATTGGATTGTGGAGTAAAAGCCATTGAGAAAGTCGCTTATGCCAAAGAAAAAGGTATTGATTTTATTATCTGCGATCATCATAGACCAGGCGAAACTATTCCTGATGCTGTTGCGGTTTTAGACCCAAAACGAAAAGATTGCGACTATCCTTTTAAAGAATTATGTGGTTGTGGAGTGGGTTTTAAACTCATAACCGCTTTGGCTTCAAATCAGGGACAAACCGTTGAAGATTTAGTGGAATATCTTGATTTGGTAGCTACTGCGATTGGTGCGGATATTGTGCCTATTGTGGATGAAAATAGAGCTTTGGCCTATTTAGGATTACAGGTTATAAACACCAATCCAAGACCAGGCATGAAAGCCATGATTGCCGAAGTGAAAAAAGATGAACTTACTATTACTGATGTCGTTTTTATTATTGCACCAAGAATCAATGCGGCAGGGCGAATGAAACATGGTAATCATGCCGTGACGCTTTTAACGGAAACTGATTTTAACCTTGCAGCTGAATATGCAGTTGATATTGATCAATTCAATACAGACCGAAGAGAAACAGATAAACGCATTACGCAAGAAGCTTTAATTCAAATTGAAGAAAAAAACGAACAAGAAGGTTTTACCACAGTCGTTTATGACGAAACTTGGCACAAAGGTGTCATTGGAATTGTCGCTTCCAGATTAATAGAAACCTATTACCGACCAACATTGGTCTTTACAAAAAGTGGCGATAAATTAGCGGCTTCGGCAAGATCTGTTTCCGGTTTTGATGTCTACAATGCTTTGGAAGCCTGTTCGGAGCATATAGAACAATTCGGTGGACATAAATACGCTGCAGGATTAACCTTACTGCCAGAAAATTATGAAGCGTTCAAAGCAAAGTTTGAAAGTGTGGTCAAAGAAACCATAGATCCAAAATCATTAACTCCAGAACTTAAAATCGATTTGGATATTGAACTGAGTCAAATTAATAATAAATTGTTGCGCATTATCCGTCAGTTTGCACCGTTTGGTCCAGGCAATATGTCGCCTGTTTTTATGTCGCAAAATATAAAAGATACCGGTTGGGGAAAATGTGTTGGCGAAGATGATAAGCACTTGCGCTTAACAGCCACACAATCATTTAATGATAAAATTGTCTGTATTGGTTTTGGATTAGGCGATAAAATCAACATCATTAAGGAGAAAAAAATGTTCAGTGCAGCCTATTCCATAGATGAAAATCATTGGAATGGTTCTGTGAGTTTGCAGTTGAAATTAAAGGATATTAAGGCTTGA
- a CDS encoding carboxypeptidase-like regulatory domain-containing protein, whose product MSKPTQLLMGKVPLKIIFFLLFIPIMSFAQRGVVKGVLTTETDGLPLPGASIIIKGTAKGVLTDFDGNYSINCNVGDVLVVTYVGMTSREIKVTAEMFGVEKRIFVEQIPVKTIESDAYNKALKSVKQESFQIPDLEDSKQTFNKNGTYNQFQRIKTIDIKPQHVHLTYFDPDIYFEVGMNSTLSFQYVKNNNLPELQNKFSQGATQNGALTFLGPETGNVFSYGPSVNSLEFDGTNYNFDSNGQLVPLGNGNGKKANAYDNTLFNTAINTSNNIFFNVESYNWIANIDYINKSSDDIFGRNRSTTNDVILSYKTTKYQDRKLDWNTFVKYGKRINNQPNINGFINNLLLNSWITPNSFSNTQGTIIADNTQRSFNPSNYNNPEWLFNNNKNFDVNDLFVVSLQNDIEPSDDFKIQTHVNYKTTENDQNFGLVANTVGFEDGYLSHKTIKKNTFNGTLLLDYEKYIGEIELKLNSVTNYSHDNLKYAFKESEGYDDFSFSNPNSSTLTEHQRHRNTVNLKQDISITHSKGVEVGLCTNSYVSSIQGDKWFLPTTRVQLNLLDLIDIYDFRYIYLSASSAYNINEMPLFYTNQSHNSLTLSPSESLNYTSNIDLFANESIELEEKHDYNFSTKVGFRILNANWNFEANYFGSKTEGSVFPVLENNVFQLQNIADINNRGLELVLEASNYSNELKWNANINFFTNNTEVLKVYNAQERVAIAGFNSVSKNLIVGEPAGIIVGSAYARDEQANLIIDVNGYPMVATEQRIIGDPTPDFTLGFFNALEWKNFKFNFTLNYQKGGDVWNGTQNVLNYFGTSQQSADERGITNFVFDGITQQGNPNTTNVDFYNPTNGIENNRFVRYGFEGVAEDAIEDASFLNLKSIQISYDFGKDYDSFFRQFEIGFYANNLFTFTKYSGASPQSSLFDTNSGNNLNFFNTPLITEVGFKAQLKI is encoded by the coding sequence TTGAGTAAACCAACACAATTACTCATGGGCAAAGTACCACTTAAAATCATTTTCTTTCTATTGTTCATTCCAATAATGAGCTTTGCGCAACGAGGCGTTGTAAAAGGTGTTCTAACCACGGAAACTGACGGTTTACCTTTACCTGGAGCATCTATTATTATTAAAGGAACCGCTAAAGGAGTACTAACAGATTTTGATGGAAATTATAGCATTAATTGCAATGTTGGTGACGTTCTGGTTGTTACCTATGTGGGAATGACATCAAGAGAAATCAAAGTCACAGCAGAAATGTTTGGTGTTGAAAAACGCATTTTTGTTGAACAAATACCTGTAAAAACTATTGAAAGCGATGCGTACAACAAGGCTTTAAAATCGGTAAAACAAGAAAGCTTTCAAATTCCTGATTTAGAAGATTCCAAGCAGACATTTAATAAAAATGGAACTTATAATCAATTCCAACGTATTAAAACGATTGATATTAAACCACAGCATGTCCATTTAACATATTTTGATCCAGACATTTATTTTGAAGTTGGCATGAACTCCACTTTAAGTTTTCAGTATGTAAAGAATAATAATCTACCCGAATTACAAAATAAATTTAGCCAAGGCGCCACACAAAATGGAGCATTAACTTTTCTTGGTCCAGAAACGGGAAACGTTTTTTCTTATGGTCCAAGTGTAAATAGTTTAGAATTTGATGGTACCAATTACAACTTCGATTCAAACGGACAGTTAGTCCCTTTAGGAAACGGTAATGGCAAAAAGGCGAACGCTTATGATAACACACTTTTTAATACAGCAATTAACACATCAAACAACATATTTTTCAATGTTGAAAGCTACAATTGGATTGCCAATATAGATTATATCAATAAAAGTTCTGATGATATTTTTGGTCGTAATCGGAGTACAACCAATGATGTAATTTTGAGCTATAAAACAACCAAATATCAAGATAGAAAATTGGATTGGAACACATTTGTTAAGTACGGAAAACGCATTAACAACCAACCCAATATTAATGGTTTTATTAATAATCTTCTCTTAAATTCTTGGATTACACCAAACTCTTTCTCTAATACTCAAGGTACTATTATTGCAGATAATACGCAGCGCAGTTTTAATCCTTCAAACTATAATAATCCGGAATGGCTTTTTAATAATAACAAAAACTTTGATGTTAATGATTTATTTGTGGTGAGTCTTCAAAATGATATAGAACCTAGTGATGATTTTAAAATTCAAACTCATGTAAACTATAAAACAACTGAAAATGACCAAAATTTCGGATTGGTAGCCAATACTGTTGGATTTGAAGATGGTTATTTAAGCCATAAAACCATAAAGAAAAATACTTTTAACGGTACTTTACTCCTAGATTATGAAAAATATATTGGGGAAATTGAATTGAAATTAAATTCCGTTACCAATTATAGCCATGACAATTTAAAGTATGCATTTAAGGAATCTGAAGGCTATGATGATTTTTCGTTTTCCAATCCAAATAGTTCAACTTTAACAGAGCATCAACGTCACAGAAATACGGTTAACCTTAAGCAAGATATTTCTATTACCCATTCAAAAGGCGTAGAGGTTGGTCTTTGTACTAATTCTTACGTGTCATCCATTCAAGGCGATAAATGGTTTTTACCAACAACAAGAGTGCAATTAAATCTTTTAGATTTAATTGATATTTACGATTTCAGATATATTTATTTAAGTGCAAGTAGTGCTTACAATATCAACGAAATGCCTTTATTCTACACCAACCAAAGTCATAATAGTTTAACGTTATCACCTTCTGAAAGTTTAAACTACACCAGTAATATTGATTTGTTTGCGAACGAAAGTATTGAACTCGAAGAAAAACACGACTATAATTTTAGTACCAAAGTTGGTTTTAGAATCCTTAATGCCAATTGGAATTTTGAAGCCAACTATTTTGGTTCTAAAACTGAAGGAAGCGTATTTCCCGTTTTAGAAAATAATGTGTTTCAACTTCAAAATATAGCAGATATTAATAATAGAGGTTTGGAATTGGTATTGGAAGCCTCGAACTACTCTAATGAACTAAAATGGAATGCCAACATTAACTTTTTTACCAATAATACCGAAGTTTTAAAAGTTTACAATGCTCAAGAACGCGTTGCCATTGCTGGCTTTAATTCAGTTTCAAAAAACCTAATTGTTGGCGAACCTGCAGGAATCATAGTTGGTTCTGCTTATGCTCGAGACGAGCAAGCCAATCTAATTATTGATGTCAATGGTTATCCTATGGTTGCTACTGAACAACGTATTATTGGTGATCCTACGCCAGATTTTACGCTAGGTTTTTTCAATGCCTTAGAATGGAAAAATTTCAAATTTAATTTTACACTTAACTATCAAAAAGGAGGCGACGTCTGGAACGGCACACAAAACGTACTCAATTATTTTGGTACATCACAGCAATCCGCTGACGAAAGAGGTATTACAAACTTTGTTTTCGACGGTATAACCCAACAAGGCAATCCCAATACAACTAATGTAGATTTTTACAATCCTACAAACGGAATTGAGAATAACCGATTTGTGCGTTACGGGTTTGAAGGCGTAGCTGAAGACGCCATTGAAGATGCTAGTTTTCTTAATTTAAAAAGCATTCAGATTTCTTACGATTTTGGTAAGGATTACGACTCCTTTTTCAGACAATTTGAAATCGGCTTTTACGCCAATAATTTATTCACTTTTACAAAATATAGTGGCGCATCCCCTCAATCTTCGCTTTTTGACACCAATTCTGGGAATAACCTCAACTTTTTTAACACACCTCTAATCACAGAAGTTGGTTTTAAAGCTCAACTTAAAATATAA
- a CDS encoding carboxymuconolactone decarboxylase family protein: protein MALVTPLSAEHDLETKELAEFFNETLGFCPNSVLTMQRRPAISKAFINLNKAVMANEGRVTSALKRMIAWVSSNATGCRYCQAHAIRAAERYGAEQDQLDHIWDYRTHPAFNEAERAALDFSLAASQVPNAVNAEIKKRLYQHWDEGEIVEMLGVISLFGYLNRWNDSMGTDIEEGAVESGNQYLGKHGFEVGKHDGSHY, encoded by the coding sequence ATGGCACTTGTAACACCATTGTCTGCGGAACATGATTTAGAAACTAAAGAACTCGCAGAATTCTTTAATGAAACCCTTGGATTTTGTCCAAATTCGGTGTTGACCATGCAACGCAGACCTGCAATAAGTAAAGCGTTTATCAATTTGAATAAAGCCGTTATGGCCAATGAAGGTCGTGTGACCTCAGCTTTAAAACGTATGATTGCTTGGGTCAGTAGTAATGCTACAGGTTGTCGATATTGCCAAGCACATGCCATTAGAGCTGCGGAACGTTATGGTGCAGAACAAGACCAACTGGATCACATTTGGGACTATAGAACACATCCAGCTTTTAATGAAGCCGAACGTGCGGCATTGGATTTTAGTTTGGCTGCTTCACAAGTCCCAAATGCTGTAAATGCAGAAATTAAAAAGCGCTTATATCAACATTGGGATGAAGGCGAAATTGTTGAAATGTTAGGTGTGATTTCCCTCTTTGGCTATTTGAACCGTTGGAATGATTCCATGGGAACTGATATCGAAGAAGGTGCGGTTGAAAGTGGGAATCAATATTTGGGAAAACATGGATTTGAGGTTGGGAAGCATGATGGGTCACATTATTAA